The Acidobacteriota bacterium genome includes the window GGAGCTGTTGGAGGATCCCACCACCAGCATGAGGTCCACGTGTCTGGCCACGTCCTTCACGGCGTTCTGGCGGTTCTGGGTGGCGTAGCAGATATCGTCCTTGGGAGGGGAGGTCAGTCGAGGATAGCGGGCTCGCAAGGCCTCGACGATCTGAGCCGTATCGTCCAGGCTGAGTGTGGTCTGGGTCAGATAGACTACCTTGTCGGGATTGGAGACCTGCAGGTCTTCGACATCCTGGACGGAACTGACCAGATGCATGGGGGCTTCGCCCATAGTCCCTTCGACCTCGTCGTGGCCGGGATGGCCGATCAGAATCAGGGAGTATCCCTCCCGGGTAAACCGAATGGCTTCCAAGTGGACCTTGGTGACCAGGGGACAGGTGGCGTCGACCACCCGAAGCTGTTTGTGTTCGGCCAATTGGCGGACAGCCGGTGAAACCCCGTGGGCGCTGAAGATGCAGATGGAACCGTCCGGGATCTCCTCCAGGTGGTTCACGAAGACGACCCCACGGCCGCCGAGACGCTCCACCACGTGGCTGTTGTGGACGATCTCGTGGAAGACGTAGATGGGCGGAGCGAGAAGATCCAACGCCTGCTCCAC containing:
- the ispH gene encoding 4-hydroxy-3-methylbut-2-enyl diphosphate reductase, with the protein product MPIRKIILANPRGFCAGVVRAIEVVEQALDLLAPPIYVFHEIVHNSHVVERLGGRGVVFVNHLEEIPDGSICIFSAHGVSPAVRQLAEHKQLRVVDATCPLVTKVHLEAIRFTREGYSLILIGHPGHDEVEGTMGEAPMHLVSSVQDVEDLQVSNPDKVVYLTQTTLSLDDTAQIVEALRARYPRLTSPPKDDICYATQNRQNAVKDVARHVDLMLVVGSSNSSNSQRLTEAAHAAGVPAYLVNDETEIRPEWLEGAEVVGVTAGASAPEEIVLQVVDRLSSSRAVQVEGLELEDERVHFAIPQELVQIAAQ